The following are from one region of the Candidatus Kinetoplastibacterium crithidii genome:
- the tldD gene encoding metalloprotease TldD, producing MKINNLRNNNLHIAQKTLLDPFDLNESSLSKAMETILSHKVDYADLYFQYVIKESWSLEEGIVKNGNFAINQGVGVRAISGEKTAFAYSDSISLDSLIKSSKIVSNIAKSGSMHHEKINSPYKYQHALYQSINPLDTLTADNKVYLLEKIEKMAKKSNHKITQVMANLSAMYEVILVSASDGKFVADVRPLVRLSLNVIAEENGRREIGHAGGGARSDFSFFSDEILSSYVDQATKESLTNLEAKEAPAGEMKVVLGNGWPGILLHEAVGHGLEGDFNRKGSSVFSGKIGEKVASKGVTIIDNGTIEGRRGSLNIDDEGNSTKSNILIDDGILCNYMQDIMNAKLMKMQPTGNGRRESFAHVPLPRMTNTYMLSGPFHPEEIISSVNYGVYAANFSGGQVDITSGKFVFSASEAYMIEDGKITKPIKGATLIGSGPEVMNKISMIGNDLKLDSGVGTCGKDGQSVPVGVGMPTVLIDKLTVGGTSNS from the coding sequence ATGAAAATAAATAATCTTCGAAACAATAATTTACATATTGCACAAAAAACTCTTTTAGATCCATTTGACCTTAATGAGTCAAGTTTAAGTAAGGCTATGGAGACTATACTTTCTCATAAAGTTGATTATGCTGATTTATATTTTCAATATGTTATCAAAGAAAGTTGGAGTTTGGAGGAAGGAATTGTAAAAAATGGCAATTTTGCGATTAATCAAGGAGTTGGCGTTAGAGCTATTAGTGGAGAAAAAACTGCTTTTGCATATTCAGATTCAATCTCACTAGACTCTCTTATAAAATCATCAAAAATAGTTAGTAATATTGCTAAATCTGGATCAATGCATCATGAAAAGATAAATTCACCATATAAATATCAACATGCTTTATATCAATCCATAAATCCCTTAGATACATTAACAGCGGATAATAAAGTATATCTTCTAGAAAAAATTGAAAAGATGGCTAAAAAGAGTAACCATAAAATAACACAGGTTATGGCTAATTTATCAGCTATGTATGAAGTTATACTTGTATCAGCGAGCGATGGAAAATTTGTTGCTGATGTAAGACCATTAGTTAGATTATCGTTAAATGTAATTGCCGAAGAGAATGGTCGTAGAGAAATAGGACATGCTGGAGGTGGTGCCAGATCTGATTTTTCTTTTTTCTCTGATGAAATATTAAGTTCTTATGTAGATCAAGCAACAAAAGAATCCTTGACAAATTTAGAAGCTAAAGAAGCTCCTGCTGGAGAAATGAAAGTAGTATTAGGAAATGGATGGCCAGGTATTTTATTACATGAAGCAGTAGGTCATGGACTAGAAGGAGATTTCAATCGCAAGGGATCAAGTGTTTTTTCTGGAAAAATTGGTGAGAAAGTTGCTAGTAAAGGAGTCACTATAATAGATAATGGCACTATCGAAGGCAGAAGAGGTTCTTTAAATATTGATGATGAAGGGAACTCTACAAAAAGCAATATTTTAATTGATGATGGAATTTTGTGTAATTATATGCAAGATATAATGAATGCAAAATTGATGAAAATGCAACCAACAGGTAATGGCAGAAGAGAATCTTTTGCTCATGTACCATTACCAAGAATGACAAATACTTATATGTTATCTGGCCCATTTCATCCTGAAGAAATTATTTCATCTGTAAATTATGGGGTTTATGCTGCTAATTTTTCTGGTGGTCAAGTAGATATAACTAGTGGTAAATTTGTTTTTTCTGCATCCGAAGCTTATATGATAGAAGATGGAAAAATTACTAAGCCTATAAAAGGAGCAACATTAATAGGTAGTGGTCCAGAAGTAATGAATAAGATATCGATGATTGGAAATGATTTAAAGCTTGATTCTGGGGTTGGTACTTGTGGTAAAGATGGCCAAAGTGTTCCTGTTGGAGTTGGGATGCCAACTGTACTTATAGACAAGTTAACAGTAGGTGGCACAAGTAATTCTTAA
- the pepN gene encoding aminopeptidase N: MLPIKKIKKPITINRFDYKEFPFFFKKVDLQINLDENCTIVTNTMEIQRKIKFQDDFLYLNADFNELVLIDVILNNKKLNNNNYIIQKDFLLIKKFPDTGILTIVTKCFPSKNLTMMGLYLSNKNFITQCEPEGFRKITCFPDRPDVMSKYLVTLIADAKYSTLLSNGNLISTKILANGKKENIWEDPFPKPSYLFALVVGEFSCLEKKIKTIDGKIATLQIYSDPKFQNQTEWAMYSLIKAIRWDEYRYNLKLDLDQYMIVAVNDFNMGAMENKGLNIFNSSYILADENTATDSDYENIITVIGHEYFHNWTGNRVTCRDWFQLSLKEGLTVFREQEFFSDVISDLVTDAETKLTVKAVKRIDDTINLRSNQFPEDSSPMAHPIRPDNYQEISNFYTSTIYEKGAEIIRMLNNVLGDENFLKGINKYFSLYDGKAITCDDFLDVMQPIYYEMSFNSINDRDCDFNIFKNWYKQAGTPIVSVSIKYDQNKNICIVTLTQECDFVGIENNNQFFLKEKKPFYIPFAIGFLDYNGNSIDLVVETDNKDYYHAKDTIILELYKKTQIWTFKYIENQPIPSLLRNFSAPVKVNYSYSNNELYILANHDKDYFARWEALQELSIRQILENVSNKSSVLEINEEYFETLKKIILNKNLDNSYCAKLLTIPNESTLFNHVKIIDPILITNTRWALIKKIGSELSDCFLSKFEQLKNAELVTSEIYNPSLANNRLLRNLILKYLIAGGNNYIEDKIENYFYSSKNMTDSIAMLWKLLNFGDKNKANKAKLYFYNKWKNNNLVIDKWFAIQSSSRYTGLKEIKCLMEHPDFVPQNPNRVRSLVFQFCFKNYLHMHKHDGSGYRYWAEQVISLDRINPEVAARLARALDNWHCFVPELKSQMHDAIEIVYKNNNLSRNTFEIVSKALNIF, from the coding sequence ATGCTACCAATAAAAAAAATTAAAAAACCAATAACTATAAATCGTTTTGATTACAAAGAATTTCCTTTTTTTTTTAAAAAAGTTGATTTGCAAATAAATCTTGATGAAAATTGTACTATAGTTACAAACACAATGGAAATACAAAGAAAAATAAAATTTCAGGATGATTTTTTATATTTAAATGCAGATTTTAATGAGTTAGTATTAATAGATGTTATTTTGAATAATAAAAAACTAAATAATAATAACTATATAATACAAAAGGATTTTTTGCTTATTAAAAAATTTCCTGATACTGGAATTTTAACCATAGTAACAAAATGTTTTCCATCAAAAAATTTAACTATGATGGGATTGTATTTATCTAATAAAAATTTTATCACTCAGTGTGAACCAGAAGGATTTAGAAAAATAACTTGTTTCCCAGACAGGCCTGATGTAATGTCAAAATATTTAGTTACATTAATTGCAGATGCAAAATATTCTACATTACTTTCTAATGGCAATTTAATAAGCACTAAGATATTAGCTAATGGAAAAAAGGAAAACATTTGGGAAGATCCTTTTCCAAAGCCTAGTTATTTATTTGCATTAGTTGTTGGTGAATTTTCATGTTTAGAAAAGAAAATAAAAACGATAGATGGTAAAATAGCGACTTTACAAATTTATAGCGATCCAAAATTCCAAAATCAAACAGAATGGGCAATGTATTCGCTAATTAAAGCTATCAGATGGGATGAATATAGATATAATTTAAAACTAGATTTAGATCAATATATGATAGTAGCTGTCAATGATTTTAATATGGGAGCCATGGAAAATAAAGGTTTAAATATTTTTAATTCATCATACATATTAGCAGATGAAAATACAGCTACAGATTCTGATTATGAAAATATAATTACTGTAATAGGTCACGAATATTTCCATAATTGGACAGGAAATAGAGTTACATGCAGAGATTGGTTCCAATTAAGTTTAAAAGAAGGTCTTACGGTTTTTCGTGAACAAGAATTTTTTAGCGATGTAATATCTGACTTGGTTACAGACGCAGAAACAAAACTAACGGTAAAAGCTGTAAAACGCATTGATGATACTATTAATTTAAGATCAAATCAATTCCCAGAAGATTCTAGCCCTATGGCACATCCTATACGTCCTGATAATTATCAAGAAATAAGTAATTTTTATACTTCTACTATCTATGAGAAAGGAGCAGAAATAATCAGAATGCTAAATAATGTTTTAGGTGATGAAAATTTTTTAAAAGGTATAAATAAATATTTTAGTCTTTATGATGGTAAAGCTATAACTTGTGACGATTTTTTAGATGTTATGCAACCTATATATTATGAAATGAGCTTTAATTCAATCAATGATAGAGATTGCGATTTTAACATATTCAAGAATTGGTATAAACAAGCAGGAACTCCTATTGTTAGTGTATCTATAAAATATGATCAAAATAAAAACATATGCATAGTTACACTTACACAAGAATGTGATTTTGTCGGTATAGAAAATAATAACCAGTTTTTTTTGAAAGAAAAAAAACCTTTTTATATACCTTTTGCTATTGGTTTTTTAGACTATAATGGAAATAGTATAGATCTAGTAGTAGAAACTGATAATAAAGATTATTATCATGCTAAAGATACTATTATTCTTGAACTATATAAAAAGACTCAAATATGGACTTTTAAATATATAGAGAATCAGCCTATTCCTTCATTATTAAGAAACTTCTCAGCACCAGTTAAAGTAAATTATAGTTATAGTAACAATGAACTATATATACTAGCTAACCATGACAAAGATTATTTTGCTCGATGGGAAGCGCTACAAGAATTAAGTATTCGCCAAATATTAGAAAATGTTAGCAACAAAAGTTCTGTTTTAGAAATAAATGAAGAATATTTTGAAACTTTAAAAAAAATAATATTAAATAAAAATTTAGATAATTCCTATTGTGCAAAACTCTTAACTATTCCTAATGAAAGCACATTATTTAACCATGTAAAAATTATAGATCCTATTTTAATAACAAATACTCGTTGGGCTTTAATTAAAAAAATAGGATCTGAATTGTCAGACTGTTTTTTATCTAAATTCGAACAGCTTAAAAATGCAGAATTAGTTACTTCAGAAATATATAATCCTAGCTTAGCAAATAATCGTTTATTAAGAAATTTAATTTTAAAATATCTTATAGCAGGAGGAAATAATTATATTGAAGATAAAATTGAAAACTACTTCTATAGTTCTAAAAATATGACAGATTCTATTGCTATGCTCTGGAAATTATTAAATTTTGGAGATAAAAATAAAGCAAATAAAGCAAAATTATATTTTTATAACAAATGGAAAAACAATAATTTAGTAATAGATAAGTGGTTTGCAATACAATCCTCCTCTAGATATACTGGACTTAAAGAAATTAAATGCTTGATGGAGCACCCTGATTTTGTTCCCCAAAACCCAAACAGAGTAAGATCATTAGTTTTTCAATTTTGTTTCAAAAATTATTTGCATATGCATAAACATGATGGCTCAGGATATCGATATTGGGCTGAACAAGTCATTAGCCTGGATAGGATAAATCCAGAAGTTGCCGCTAGGCTAGCTAGAGCTTTAGATAATTGGCATTGTTTTGTTCCTGAGTTAAAATCTCAAATGCATGATGCAATTGAGATTGTTTATAAAAATAATAATTTATCAAGAAATACTTTTGAAATTGTTTCAAAAGCCTTGAATATTTTTTAA
- a CDS encoding class 1 fructose-bisphosphatase: MNNITLSTFLKKQLDCYKIDRNLLILLNTITNSCKKINSIIRNGNESDIFSESNTINIQGEQQKKLDIIANELIIKDAECISCLAGIASEEIETIHEIPNSYTKGNYLLLFDPLDGSSNIDVNISIGTIFSILKTDYNDNPITEKNFLQKGKKQIAAGYIIYGPQTNLVLSLGEGVLFFILNHDNEWILKEEKMTIPPNSSEFSINASNMKLWDSKIKQYIEDCLTGTDGPLNKKYNMRWVGSMVADIHRILKRGGVFLYPKDLNSINGKLRLMYEVNPMSFLIEQAGGLSTNGIESILEIEPKKLHERIGVILGSRIEVEIIKKYYL, encoded by the coding sequence TTGAATAATATAACTCTATCAACTTTTTTAAAAAAACAGCTTGATTGTTATAAGATAGATAGAAATTTATTGATTTTATTAAATACAATTACTAATTCTTGCAAAAAGATTAATTCTATTATTAGAAATGGGAATGAATCTGATATTTTTTCTGAATCCAATACTATTAATATTCAAGGAGAACAACAAAAAAAATTAGATATTATTGCTAATGAATTAATTATAAAAGATGCGGAATGTATATCTTGTTTAGCAGGTATAGCTTCTGAAGAAATAGAAACAATACATGAAATACCAAATTCATATACCAAAGGTAACTATCTGCTATTATTTGATCCTTTAGATGGATCATCAAATATAGATGTAAACATATCTATTGGCACAATATTTTCTATATTAAAAACTGATTACAATGATAATCCTATTACAGAAAAAAATTTTCTACAAAAAGGAAAAAAACAAATTGCAGCAGGTTATATAATATATGGGCCACAAACTAATTTAGTTTTATCTCTTGGAGAAGGAGTTTTATTTTTTATTTTAAATCATGATAATGAGTGGATTCTGAAAGAAGAAAAAATGACTATACCTCCAAATAGTTCAGAATTTTCAATTAATGCCTCTAATATGAAACTCTGGGATTCTAAAATAAAACAATATATAGAAGACTGCCTTACTGGAACTGATGGACCATTAAATAAGAAATATAATATGCGTTGGGTTGGATCAATGGTTGCTGACATTCATAGAATCCTAAAAAGAGGTGGAGTCTTCCTATATCCTAAAGACTTAAATTCAATTAACGGCAAGCTTAGACTTATGTATGAAGTTAACCCAATGAGTTTTTTAATTGAACAAGCCGGAGGATTATCAACCAATGGTATAGAATCTATTTTAGAAATAGAACCAAAGAAATTACATGAAAGAATTGGGGTAATTTTAGGTTCAAGAATAGAAGTGGAAATTATAAAAAAATATTATCTATAA
- a CDS encoding homoserine dehydrogenase translates to MDSIKVGLLGMGVVGSGTWTVLDRNAKEIARRAGRNIEISKIATLNVDHARSLVNGKTEVIENAYDIVRDPNIDIVVELIGGDTIALDLVKEAIDNGKHVVTANKAMLAKHGNEIFAKASSKGVIVAFEAAVAGGIPIIKAIREGLTANRIKFIAGIINGTTNFILSEMRNTGLPFKEVLSKAQKLGYAEADPTFDIEGVDAAHKLTLLASLSFGIPVQFQSAYIEGISQLSSDDITYAEKLGYRIKLLAITKYRADGIELRVHPALISSSCLLANVEGAMNAVFVKGDAVGPTLYYGQGAGGEPTASAVIADLVDVTRLQTADPGNRVPHLAFQPDALSDARILPIELISTSYYLRLRVIDQPGVLSEISKILAVSNISIGSMIQEICSNSKNEADIIFITHESIERNINQAIKQIESLPVVQSKVTRLRIESIN, encoded by the coding sequence ATGGATTCTATAAAAGTTGGCCTGCTTGGTATGGGTGTTGTAGGTAGTGGCACTTGGACTGTTTTAGACCGAAATGCAAAAGAAATAGCAAGACGTGCTGGTAGAAATATAGAAATTTCTAAAATTGCTACTTTGAATGTAGATCATGCTCGTTCTTTAGTCAATGGTAAAACTGAAGTTATTGAAAATGCTTACGATATAGTAAGAGATCCTAATATTGATATAGTTGTTGAATTGATAGGTGGTGATACTATAGCTTTAGATTTAGTAAAAGAAGCTATTGATAATGGTAAACATGTAGTTACTGCCAATAAAGCCATGTTAGCAAAACATGGTAATGAGATATTTGCAAAAGCTTCATCGAAAGGAGTAATAGTTGCTTTTGAAGCAGCTGTTGCTGGTGGAATACCAATTATAAAAGCAATCAGAGAAGGTTTAACTGCTAATCGTATAAAATTTATAGCTGGTATCATTAATGGCACTACTAATTTTATATTATCTGAAATGAGGAATACAGGATTGCCATTTAAAGAAGTATTATCTAAAGCTCAGAAACTGGGATATGCAGAGGCTGACCCAACTTTTGATATCGAAGGAGTAGATGCTGCTCATAAACTAACATTATTAGCTTCATTATCTTTTGGCATTCCTGTTCAATTCCAGAGTGCTTATATTGAAGGTATTTCTCAACTTTCTTCAGATGATATAACTTATGCGGAAAAATTAGGTTATCGCATAAAGTTATTAGCGATAACTAAATATAGAGCAGATGGTATTGAATTAAGAGTACATCCAGCTTTAATATCATCATCTTGTTTATTAGCTAATGTAGAAGGTGCTATGAATGCAGTATTTGTAAAAGGTGATGCGGTTGGACCAACACTATATTACGGTCAAGGAGCAGGTGGTGAGCCTACAGCTTCAGCAGTTATTGCTGATTTAGTAGATGTAACTCGTCTTCAAACAGCAGACCCAGGTAATAGAGTTCCTCATTTAGCATTTCAGCCAGATGCTCTATCAGACGCACGTATTTTACCAATAGAGTTAATTTCTACATCATATTATCTAAGGCTAAGGGTTATAGATCAGCCTGGGGTTCTATCTGAAATATCGAAAATCTTAGCTGTTTCTAACATATCTATTGGTTCTATGATACAAGAAATATGCTCTAATAGTAAAAATGAAGCAGATATAATATTTATAACTCATGAATCTATAGAGAGAAATATTAATCAAGCTATTAAACAAATCGAATCCCTACCTGTAGTACAATCAAAAGTGACTAGATTAAGAATAGAAAGCATTAATTAA
- a CDS encoding Mth938-like domain-containing protein: protein MKLHLENMESVNIIDSYGNGFITVNKEKYIGSIFFGKIGNIQNWEVGKYSDITSEKIMLLLYNFYNDVAKQGKLEIERKRYLPEFLLIGTGNSYEVIDNDALLPLYKKGIGVEIMNTRSAIYTYNMSILNNREVIFAAIPMSDDI, encoded by the coding sequence TTGAAGTTGCATTTAGAAAATATGGAATCCGTAAATATAATTGATTCTTATGGTAATGGTTTTATAACTGTTAATAAAGAAAAATATATTGGCTCAATTTTCTTTGGAAAAATAGGAAATATACAAAATTGGGAGGTAGGTAAATATAGTGATATAACATCAGAAAAAATTATGTTGTTATTATATAATTTTTACAACGATGTTGCTAAACAAGGAAAATTAGAAATAGAACGTAAGAGATATTTGCCTGAATTTCTATTAATAGGAACTGGAAATTCCTATGAGGTTATAGATAATGATGCATTATTGCCACTATATAAAAAAGGTATTGGTGTGGAAATCATGAATACTAGATCAGCAATATATACTTATAATATGTCAATATTAAATAATAGAGAGGTCATTTTTGCTGCTATTCCTATGAGTGATGATATTTAA
- a CDS encoding peroxiredoxin, producing MNNFIIKPAPKFQEYSTIGLIRLDDYIHKKNLILFFYPKDNTPGCTKENLEFKDLYEEFSLRNTEVLGVSRDSIKSHENFKSKFSLPFPLISDQNQNICSLYNVLKKKNICGKTVHSLERSTFLINIEGNIIMEWRKIKVDNHAIQVLDFLDKTFNN from the coding sequence ATGAATAATTTTATTATTAAACCAGCTCCAAAATTTCAAGAATATAGCACAATAGGTTTAATTAGACTAGATGATTATATTCATAAAAAAAATTTAATACTTTTTTTTTATCCTAAAGACAACACACCTGGATGTACTAAGGAGAATCTAGAATTTAAAGATTTATATGAAGAATTTTCGCTAAGAAATACAGAGGTTTTAGGAGTATCCAGAGATAGTATTAAATCACATGAGAATTTTAAATCAAAATTCTCATTACCATTCCCTCTTATATCTGATCAAAACCAAAATATATGTTCTTTGTATAATGTTTTAAAAAAGAAAAATATATGTGGTAAAACTGTACATAGTTTAGAAAGAAGCACTTTTCTAATCAATATTGAAGGTAATATTATAATGGAGTGGCGTAAAATAAAAGTTGATAATCATGCTATACAAGTATTAGATTTTCTAGATAAAACATTTAATAATTAA
- the pdxA gene encoding 4-hydroxythreonine-4-phosphate dehydrogenase PdxA, producing the protein MKLPVIGITMGDPFGIGPEIIVKAFLAKFLVPTIVYGDPYIINKAAKLIGKKINIRLLNSKEAFSNNFIDDNSYLNIINSYEIKPNDFKPSIVSEIAGISSYNFIKNAVNDALSGKIQAIVTCPINKESFAKANINFPGHTELLAKLTNSKKFNMMMINDSLRIILVTIHIPLSHVSNNISILSELNSIKMAYHACQMLGIKKPRIAVSGLNPHAGENGKFGTEEIKFIIPAINKARSEGINVSGPLPGDTVFMQARAGKFDIVVAQYHDQGLIPIKYLGIDSGVNITLGLPIIRTSVDHGTAFDIAWKNGTANPDSLLTAINTAIDIFKHNIK; encoded by the coding sequence ATGAAACTACCAGTTATAGGAATAACTATGGGCGATCCATTTGGAATCGGTCCTGAAATTATTGTAAAAGCATTTCTAGCCAAATTTTTGGTGCCAACAATTGTTTATGGCGACCCTTACATTATTAATAAGGCAGCTAAACTAATAGGAAAAAAAATAAACATTAGATTATTAAATTCTAAAGAAGCATTTTCTAATAATTTCATTGATGATAATTCTTATCTAAATATTATTAATTCTTATGAAATAAAACCAAATGATTTTAAACCATCAATAGTTAGTGAAATAGCAGGAATTTCTTCATATAATTTTATTAAAAATGCAGTTAATGATGCTCTATCTGGGAAAATACAGGCAATAGTAACATGCCCTATAAATAAAGAATCTTTTGCTAAAGCCAATATAAATTTTCCAGGACATACAGAATTATTAGCTAAATTAACTAATAGCAAGAAATTCAATATGATGATGATTAACGATTCCTTAAGAATCATATTGGTTACAATCCATATACCTTTATCTCATGTAAGTAATAACATAAGCATTCTATCAGAATTAAATTCTATAAAAATGGCATATCACGCATGTCAAATGCTTGGCATCAAAAAACCTCGTATAGCTGTATCTGGTCTTAACCCTCATGCTGGAGAAAATGGTAAATTCGGCACTGAAGAAATTAAATTTATTATTCCAGCTATAAATAAAGCAAGAAGTGAAGGCATAAATGTATCTGGTCCATTGCCAGGAGATACAGTCTTTATGCAAGCAAGAGCTGGAAAGTTTGATATAGTAGTTGCGCAATACCACGATCAAGGATTAATTCCAATAAAATATTTAGGCATAGATAGTGGTGTTAATATAACACTAGGATTGCCAATAATTAGAACTAGCGTTGATCATGGAACCGCATTTGATATTGCTTGGAAAAATGGCACAGCAAACCCGGATTCTTTATTAACTGCTATTAATACAGCAATAGATATATTTAAGCATAATATTAAATAG
- the dnaB gene encoding replicative DNA helicase, whose product MINKSKDLDYLRTPPHSIEAEQSVLGGLFIDNSAWDKVSDVIKEEDFYKNEHKIIWKHIEKLIGADRPVDIITINDSLLNSGKSEDVGGIEYLNALAHNTPSAANIRRYAEIVHEHAILRKLITISEEISENALNTKGKDAKQILDEAEAKVFRIAQDRISNFIGFQEIQPLLSQVVERIDELYSRDSDSDITGVPTGFIDLDKMTSGLQPGDLIVVAGRPSMGKTAFSMNIGEYVSIEHGLPVAIFSMEMSATQLAMRMLGSIGVIDQHKIRTGRLTEEDWPKITNAIQNMQDAQLYIDESPALNVMEVRAKTRRLSRQCGQLGLVIIDYMQLMSGNGEENRATEISEISRSLKGLAKELNCPLIALSQLNRSLEQRQNKRPVMSDLRESGAIEQDADLILFIYRDEIYNPDSQEKGIAEIIIGKQRNGPIGTIKLTFQGPTTRFLNFANASAI is encoded by the coding sequence ATGATTAATAAATCAAAAGATTTAGATTATCTACGTACTCCACCTCATTCAATAGAAGCAGAACAATCTGTGTTGGGTGGATTATTTATAGATAATAGTGCTTGGGATAAAGTATCTGATGTTATAAAAGAAGAAGATTTTTATAAAAATGAGCATAAAATCATATGGAAGCATATAGAAAAATTAATCGGTGCTGATCGCCCAGTTGATATTATTACAATTAATGATTCGTTGTTAAATTCAGGAAAATCAGAAGATGTTGGTGGTATAGAATATCTTAATGCATTAGCTCACAATACACCTTCTGCCGCAAATATACGTAGATATGCAGAAATAGTTCATGAACACGCTATTTTAAGAAAACTAATTACTATATCAGAAGAAATATCAGAGAATGCTTTAAATACAAAAGGAAAGGATGCGAAACAAATATTAGATGAAGCAGAAGCGAAGGTTTTTAGAATAGCACAAGACAGAATATCTAATTTTATTGGTTTTCAAGAAATACAACCTTTATTATCTCAAGTAGTAGAAAGAATAGACGAATTGTATAGTCGAGATAGCGATTCTGATATTACAGGAGTTCCTACTGGTTTTATAGATTTAGATAAAATGACATCTGGTTTACAACCAGGAGATCTAATTGTTGTGGCTGGTCGTCCTTCTATGGGCAAAACTGCTTTTTCTATGAATATAGGAGAATATGTTTCAATAGAACATGGTTTACCAGTAGCTATTTTTTCTATGGAGATGAGTGCTACTCAATTAGCTATGAGAATGCTCGGATCTATTGGAGTAATAGACCAACATAAAATTAGAACAGGCAGATTAACTGAAGAAGATTGGCCAAAGATAACTAATGCTATACAAAATATGCAAGATGCTCAACTTTATATAGATGAATCACCTGCATTAAATGTGATGGAAGTAAGAGCAAAAACTAGAAGATTATCACGCCAATGTGGACAGCTAGGCTTAGTTATAATAGATTATATGCAGTTAATGTCTGGTAATGGAGAAGAGAATAGGGCTACAGAAATTTCTGAAATTAGTCGCTCATTGAAAGGTCTAGCAAAAGAATTAAATTGTCCTTTGATAGCTTTATCACAGTTAAATCGTAGTTTAGAACAAAGACAAAATAAAAGACCAGTTATGAGTGACCTAAGAGAATCAGGTGCAATAGAACAAGATGCTGATTTGATTTTGTTTATATATAGAGATGAAATATATAATCCTGATTCACAAGAAAAAGGAATAGCAGAAATTATTATAGGAAAACAAAGAAATGGTCCTATTGGTACTATTAAGTTAACATTCCAAGGACCTACAACGAGATTTTTAAATTTTGCTAATGCATCAGCTATTTAA
- the rplI gene encoding 50S ribosomal protein L9 has translation MEIILLEKVSSLGNLGDVVRVKDGYARNYLIPKKIARRATKNAIKEFEDKRIELEQIQLDKFNNAMDISNKLSGFQLIIYQRSSVDGRLFGSVTNFDIAENLKKSGFNINKSQITLSVQHIKTIGEFSAKIKLHPDVVAEITILVSKENS, from the coding sequence ATGGAAATTATTTTATTAGAAAAAGTGTCATCGCTAGGTAATTTAGGGGATGTGGTTCGTGTTAAAGATGGATATGCAAGGAACTACTTAATTCCTAAGAAGATAGCGCGTCGTGCGACAAAAAATGCTATAAAAGAATTTGAAGATAAAAGAATAGAATTGGAACAAATACAATTAGATAAATTTAATAATGCAATGGATATTAGTAATAAATTATCTGGTTTCCAATTAATTATATATCAAAGATCTAGTGTTGACGGTAGACTGTTTGGTTCTGTTACTAATTTTGATATAGCTGAAAATTTAAAAAAATCTGGTTTTAATATTAATAAATCTCAAATAACTTTATCAGTTCAACATATAAAAACAATTGGTGAATTTTCAGCTAAAATAAAACTGCATCCTGATGTGGTTGCTGAAATAACTATATTAGTTTCTAAAGAAAATTCTTAA
- a CDS encoding 30S ribosomal protein S18, translated as MSFYRKPKEKRKFVQQNPLFKRRKFCRFTAAKVDEIDYKDVDILKDFIQENGKIIPARLTGTKAIYQRQLGIAIKRARFLALLPYTDNHK; from the coding sequence ATGTCTTTCTATCGAAAACCTAAGGAAAAACGCAAATTTGTCCAACAAAATCCTTTATTTAAACGTCGTAAATTTTGTAGATTTACAGCTGCTAAAGTAGATGAAATAGATTATAAGGATGTAGACATCTTAAAAGATTTTATACAAGAAAATGGCAAAATAATTCCAGCACGTCTTACTGGCACAAAAGCTATATATCAACGTCAATTGGGGATTGCTATTAAACGAGCTCGTTTTTTAGCTTTATTGCCTTATACAGATAATCATAAATAA